Proteins from a single region of Ananas comosus cultivar F153 linkage group 3, ASM154086v1, whole genome shotgun sequence:
- the LOC109708255 gene encoding probable lipid phosphate phosphatase beta isoform X1, translated as MTTKSLTSMAAAAEAASPSSSLLRRLVAVDTALSLRVHSLFLPVPRSLLKALEVSGDGRFWFPVVLALLPLSSSVAFSLLLGLLLGSLLDLLLVGLLKHLVRRPRPVYNKGMSLAFALDHWSFPSGHSSRVFFIASFLHLSSASLRRWIRGGGGAGDGAELVVRLVFLWSAATSASRVLLGRHFVFDVLAGACLGVVEALITFRSMRLLQVLHMESETYECNIVLDLILGMKFYFSHCRLHEELCRRIFGVVL; from the exons ATGACCACCAAATCTCTCACCTccatggccgccgccgccgaagcggcgtcgccctcctcctcccttcTCCGGCGCCTCGTCGCGGTCGACACCGCCCTCTCCCTCCGCGTCCACTCCCTCTTCCTCCCCGTCCCCCGCTCCCTCCTCAAAGCCCTAGAGGTCTCCGGCGACGGCCGCTTCTGGTTCCCGGTCGTGCTcgccctcctccccctctcctcctccgtcgccttctccctcctcctcggccTCCTCCTCGGCTCCCTCCTCGACCTCCTCCTCGTCGGCCTCCTCAAGCACCTCGTTCGCCGCCCCCGCCCCGTCTACAACAAGGGCATGtccctcgccttcgccctcgacCACTGGTCCTTCCCCAGCGGCCACTCCTCCCGCGTCTTCTTCATCGCCTCCTTCCTCCacctctcctccgcctccctccgccgctggatccgcggcggcggcggcgccggcgatgGGGCGGAGCTTGTGGTGCGGCTAGTTTTCCTGTGGTCGGCGGCCACGTCGGCGTCGCGGGTCCTCCTAGGGAGGCACTTCGTCTTCGACGTCCTCGCCGGAGCGTGCCTCGGCGTCGTAGAGGCTCTCATCACCTTCCGTTCCATGAG GCTTTTGCAGGTACTACATATGGAAAGTGAGACCTATGAATGTAACATTGTACTTGACCTGATACTTGGAatgaagttttatttttctcattgtCGGTTACATGAAGAACTATGTAGGAGAATTTTCGGCGTTGTTCTCTAG
- the LOC109708255 gene encoding probable lipid phosphate phosphatase beta isoform X2 has translation MTTKSLTSMAAAAEAASPSSSLLRRLVAVDTALSLRVHSLFLPVPRSLLKALEVSGDGRFWFPVVLALLPLSSSVAFSLLLGLLLGSLLDLLLVGLLKHLVRRPRPVYNKGMSLAFALDHWSFPSGHSSRVFFIASFLHLSSASLRRWIRGGGGAGDGAELVVRLVFLWSAATSASRVLLGRHFVFDVLAGACLGVVEALITFRSMRRIFGVVL, from the exons ATGACCACCAAATCTCTCACCTccatggccgccgccgccgaagcggcgtcgccctcctcctcccttcTCCGGCGCCTCGTCGCGGTCGACACCGCCCTCTCCCTCCGCGTCCACTCCCTCTTCCTCCCCGTCCCCCGCTCCCTCCTCAAAGCCCTAGAGGTCTCCGGCGACGGCCGCTTCTGGTTCCCGGTCGTGCTcgccctcctccccctctcctcctccgtcgccttctccctcctcctcggccTCCTCCTCGGCTCCCTCCTCGACCTCCTCCTCGTCGGCCTCCTCAAGCACCTCGTTCGCCGCCCCCGCCCCGTCTACAACAAGGGCATGtccctcgccttcgccctcgacCACTGGTCCTTCCCCAGCGGCCACTCCTCCCGCGTCTTCTTCATCGCCTCCTTCCTCCacctctcctccgcctccctccgccgctggatccgcggcggcggcggcgccggcgatgGGGCGGAGCTTGTGGTGCGGCTAGTTTTCCTGTGGTCGGCGGCCACGTCGGCGTCGCGGGTCCTCCTAGGGAGGCACTTCGTCTTCGACGTCCTCGCCGGAGCGTGCCTCGGCGTCGTAGAGGCTCTCATCACCTTCCGTTCCATGAG GAGAATTTTCGGCGTTGTTCTCTAG
- the LOC109708254 gene encoding uncharacterized protein LOC109708254: protein MANGWVRSLHCKSNAEHDVVDPASTPSKKQPLLPSLSCAASSLAIKDVVLFFPKYPSSKPQSEPKPKPKPKPTPTPTPSPSSPMAAGAGAMVELPVGHSSRRVVEIIFGSTWSTAADRAGFLFPGEIEAVLRVHNPARAVARFEEYRSAVRASAARSGEPRCAADGNEMMRFHCAPSCGGAPAYGAAVAVAAAAGKGKGKGKGIRTFVGSGAAHDSAGGGRGRRAMVVSRVVAGRVRSESEPESEGESVRVGKCGLVVFDPPAILPCFLIIYKI from the coding sequence ATGGCGAACGGTTGGGTCCGCTCCCTCCACTGCAAATCTAACGCCGAACACGACGTCGTCGACCCCGCGTCGACCCCTTCGAAGAAGCAGCCCCTCCTCCCTTCGCTATCGTGCGCCGCCTCCTCCCTCGCCATAAAAGACGTCGTCCTCTTCTTCCCAAAATACCCCTCCTCCAAGCCCCAATCcgagcccaagcccaagcccaagcccaagccgacgccgacgccgacgccgagcCCGAGCTCGCCAatggcggcgggggcgggggcgatGGTGGAGCTCCCGGTGGGGCACTCGTCGCGGCGCGTGGTGGAGATCATATTCGGGTCGACGTGGTCGACCGCCGCGGACCGGGCCGGGTTCTTGTTCCCGGGCGAGATCGAGGCGGTGCTCCGGGTGCACAACCCGGCCCGGGCCGTGGCGCGGTTCGAGGAGTACCGGTCGGCGGTGCGGGCCAGCGCGGCCCGGTCCGGGGAGCCGCGGTGCGCGGCGGATGGGAACGAGATGATGCGGTTCCACTGCGCCCCCTCGTGCGGCGGCGCTCCGGCGTACGGCGCCGccgtggcggtggcggcggcggcggggaaggggaaggggaaggggaaggggataCGGACGTTCGTAGGGAGCGGGGCGGCGCACGATAGCGCGGGGGGAGGCCGGGGTCGGAGGGCGATGGTGGTGAGCCGGGTCGTAGCGGGGCGGGTCCGGTCCGAGTCCGAGCCCGAGTCGGAGGGCGAGTCGGTGCGCGTCGGGAAATGTGGCTTGGTCGTGTTCGACCCTCCCGCTATTCTCCCTTGCTTCCTCATCATCTATAAGATCTAG